The Castanea sativa cultivar Marrone di Chiusa Pesio chromosome 4, ASM4071231v1 sequence tCTCACCAATTTGAGTTGTTCTATACTATTATTGTTTTTGATGATAAGCTACTGGTTGAATGTGTGGTTAAAAAGCAAGTAACTTTTTTAGTGTTGTGCAACACTATTGATACCCGTTTTTTATAAAAAGGGCCCAACAGCAGAAAAACCTAATggcaagcaaagaaaaataaaggaaggaGATTGGAAAGCAAGACAAAAGCAAACGGGCCATAGAAGCCCgagaaaaaaggaaatatataaAGCCCAATGGACCAGCTTAGCAAAAAATGGTTGCAAGCAGGCCACAGGCACAAGAAAAAGGGGCCACAAGAGCccgagaaaaaagaagaagatgataagGCCCAATGGGCCAACCTAGCCTAAAATAACAGTAGGCAGGCCCATAGGtccaagaaatgaaaaaagtgaaataaagtAGGAATAACGGGTTGCAAAAGcctggaaagaaagaaagaagggaacAAGGCCCAATAGTTAAGCTCAGCAGGAAATGGCAGCCGGCAAGCCCACAAGACTATGAAGAGACAAAAGTATGGTTAACTTGAGAAGCCCATGCCATCCTTCCATAAAGGATAAGCAATGGCAAAAGGACCGTGGAgcaaaatgaaacaaagttGAATCATAGAAGCAGCgtgggaaagaaagaaaacaaaaggaaacaaagagTAGTGGAGAAACCATGTTATGGCTGGAGCACCACTAACCAATACCTAGTCAATGCATGAGAGGAATGCCCTCGGTCAAGAGATTTACAAAAGGTGCAATTTGATGGAAGGGGGAAAAGAGCCTATTTTTGATTTCTAGCCAGGGCCTTTTTTAGGGAAATGCTTTGCTGGGATGGCATTTTTCCCAAAATGGGTTGTGGACAATTGGGACCACTTAATGTATGCCGAGGAGATAGGTAGTGAAAGACCCATGGATTTATCCGTCCAAGGGAGAGGGAAGGGCTCACAGTAGAACCAAATGAATTAGAACTTTTCATGGAATAGGTAGTGGAAGGGAGAGAAGGTATTGGGCATGCCTAGAGTAAGTGGTGGCCGAGTAACCAAACAAGAATGATTGGTGAGCCATAGGGGTAAAATGGAGAAATCTCATAGGGATAGCCCAATATAAAAAGGAACAGTAGCCGTAATGTAAAAGGGACAATGACCCAAGgcaagaaaacaaagagaactgAAAGAGAAATAACAGAGAGCTCTTCAACAAACTCACTCTTTAAAATCCCAGAAGTAGCAACAATAGCCATCTAGGCCCATTCCCCCATaatgcacaactttgatggTATAGTCCAACAATAAGGTTGTTCAAGTTGGGTTTAGGTCCTCTATGGCTCACTTTTGCAAGAAGACTtgtcattttatattttcttgccgtATCACTTTTATATGTCACTGTATCATCTACCATACTACCATATTTACCAAATTAGTTATCTTGTTGACTAAATATTTCTATTGTAACTAACCCAACCATTATAGCCAATCTTTCTGCTATAAGACATTCACTTAGGTGATCTATAAAACGTGCACTAATATTTGCGAGTTAACTTACATGTATTTGTTAAATAGTTATTGTCTTTACTCTTTGGATGTTGGGCTTGTGTATAATTTGGCCTAAGGTAAGGTCCTGTTGAAATAGTGGGTTGGGCCTAACTTTCCAAACCACCACAACCCTCAACCCTTTAACATAAAAACACCTACAAACCCCAAAGATGTCGTGGAAGGagattgtaataaaaataattaataatattgtgattgagtttatgtaataaaaataattataatatggattccagttaactcaactagtaaagtttttaatgattgaataagatatttgaaatttaatttccacttaCATCAAAATACCAATTGATGTCTTGATCTGGTAATAAAGAGCAAAATCAACCATGCAATGGTTTGAATTGTtctatataaactttttttgggATGTTGCgagtaatttaattttgttctatatatatatatatatatatataattgttatttaacttgtttaaaaattttaatattttaagttCCAAAATGTGGATAACTTATTGGAACATCATCCATTATAATTAATGGATATTTTAAGAGAGAATatattaaaaactcaaaaactacTACTTCATGTGATCCTAAATTATGACCACCAATATAAAAGTATTATGCTAATCAATGCgctatcaataaaaaataaaaaagttaatcaACCCATTGAAATCCATCGAGCACATCTTAAAACTAGGTCATATAAATATAGAACTCACGAATATCAAATGAGTTTGTGAGTGATTGTTTAACTCTATacataaaaaagagagatgatCAGAATATTTGGCTTAGAaccaattaataaattattttatcacaATGAAAGAGTACAGGacataactttattaattaaaattttaatatatgaaataaAGTACTTATTTGGGTTCGtcaaccttttatttatttttaacttgagaattttgttatatttagcCTGATTCTCTAGAAAAATTTCTTGACTTTGCCACTGAGGTTACTTCTCCCCTCTCAAAATTGCCTTGATGATAGTATCACCCATTCCATCAGCATATGGGAAAAAGTGCCCAGCTCCCGGAAGCTCATGATAGTGAATCCATGGTAACTGTTGGGCAATGTATCGTTGCAGTGTAACAGGCACAATCCAATCTTCATCTCCATGCCACAAGTGGACAGAACCTTCATTGTTTGGAAATGGGTTTTCCAAATCCATAGGACTGAACTCCCAAGCAGAAAATCCAACAATCAGGTCACGATGGAGGGACTCAAATTCTCCTTGCTGTCTTACCTGTGCCTGAGAAGCCACATTTAGGGTTCGTTTGGTTAGACGTTTTGGGagtttaaaaaaacatttttttacaaatgcttattttaaactcaaaacacagtttttcaacaatttataCAAATACACCCTTAGAAATTAAGAacatttaaagatttttttcccctattagTTACTCATGCACTTCATGGAAATTGAACCTGAGAAATATGTTGATTATAGTATCAACAAGATATGCTTTTACATCCATATCAATTGgcccatttaaaaaaatgggagagagagagagagagagagagagagagagagagagagagagagagagagagagtagatttacatgaaaaaataaataaataaaagaactgAAAAGAAAACCTCTAACATAACACAAATTTCCTTTAAACTTTTGTCGTATAAGATGGTTTAATCAGTTAATCAAACCTTAAGTTTGGCTGAGAAAAGGAGTTGAAAGCCTAATCTTATCTCAAAACTCTGTTCCTATTAGTGGTGCACCCGAATTTCTTAAGCACATCTTTATACAAGAGAGATGTTCATTGCATTTTCAAATTCCAAGGTTGTTATTACAATACTCTGCAACTATGTTCGAATCAATTACCAATATGCATAACTAAACTAAGGATTACTTAGTCAACCCCTACTTCCAAGTCTAGTTTCCTCACTTTGGGAGGTGAAtgactgtttttgtttttttgttttttttgtttactgaAAAGGTGGTGGCATTTCAGTTCTTAATGTTCATAATTCTTTTACAGTTTATATTTGCTCTTAGAGATCCTTCGCAGCCATTAGTTTTATAACCAAACAAACCAGGGGGAAAATAAACAATACAACCACGATTCtcaagagaaagagaatgtCATTAGCGATCATAGAGTCCATGAAAAAACACCAAATCTCAGGGGGTTATAGGAGGAGACATAAAGATATAGTGCACACCACACAAAGATATTTCCCAATGAAAACTGTCACTATGTACTTAATGAAATTTTAGTAAAAAGACGAAAGAAATCTGTACAGGGAAGGCCAAACGTCAATCCCAACGAACAAGAAGTGCAGAGCATTTGGTTCTCTCATTTTAACTCTCTATAAACTAATCCTCTAAGCCATTATTTCAAGCCTAAACTTTATTTGTCATAAGTTAGTAGAGTTTCAATGAAAACCCATTATCAATTTTACTCCATATGAAGTATGAACCATAACATTACTCTAATGGTGCCTAGCAATATCTCCAGGCATGCAAAATTGATGTGACTAGGGATCTTATCCAATCCACagcatttatttattcaattgaAGCCATCACAaatgccaaacaaattttaatttgttatgcAGAATGTTCTTATATTAAATCATGAAATTCATAACTCAAACCATTAAGCacaaaatgaaattagaaaataaCAAAGCCTAACCAAACGCATGCTGTTAAGGAGTCACACCTTCACTCCTAATTGCTATAGATTTAGAAAGTAATAAGATATTCAAAGTTTATGGTGTCCTTTCACAGCCTTTTGTGACCAATATATCATTGTGGTATGCAGTAAATTCTAATACTAATTATGTACAGAAATCAGGCAACCGTTACTGTAGTCTTTAATAGACGTATTTGTCAGCAGAAAAGCTTAAAATTTTGCTTTGCATTTTAATAGTACAGCAGATCAGGATAATCATAAAACTTCATAGACTTTAAGAACCAGAATTACTATTAAATTTCTAAGTTTTGTTATAGATAAATTTGCAACTtcacttttaaaataaagatatatatgCACCTCATATGAAAATTGgattaatgaaataaaaattttgaacttgcAACCTGTATGAAAATTAGATGCTAACCATGTAGTTTTCTCTGTCAGAGAGCTTTGCCATGAGTTCTTTGTCTTGGGGAGAAAGAATATCCATACTACGAGCTGCAACGCTAAGAGAGGGGAACCATTTTTGAGTGTTCCACCAGTAGGTAAGCCAAGGAGTGTAGTGAGCAGCACGAAGTGTCCATTGATCTTGCCAAAGCTGCTGGTTGTAGACTTCACCAGATAAGTTTCCGGGAAAACCAGGCCACCAGTAGTTAACCACTGGAGCTAAAAGTCCTGCCCCTGCTAACCTGTTAGTGTTCCAAGTACCCCACAAGTAAGAGAAAAGGCACCGCACATAAAGTGGCAAATGTAGCTGTTCATGTTATTCTCTTATCTAGCATTTATTTATGGATAAAACCTATTACACAAACCCTCTTACACACCATGACACACaatttttaaactcaaattgggagttgaaaacatgatttcagttttgaaatcatgtcttcaattcaagatttcaattcaaaaaattagtGTGCAACAGTGTGTGTGAAACTATACTTCAGTTCATGATTTCAGTTTAAAAAATTAGCGTGTAACTGTGTGTATATATGGGTGTGTGTAACAAACACTACCCTTTATTTACATAGCTAGGGTAAATCATACCTGTGAGGAATGTACTTGAGGCAACTCCAAAGCACCTGCCCACCCATTGAGAAACCAATTACATAGAATTTTGATCCCAATCCCAATTGATCAGCAAGCTCTTCTATATCCAAAGCCATGCTCTTCACTGTTCGCTTTGGATTAGGATCACTCTCCCCATAACCAGGTCTGTCAAAAGACACAATGTAGATCCCCAACTCTTCAACAATTTCCTGAAAGAACCAACCATTGATTCAAATGATACCAAGTCCAAGAATAtcatatttatatgtatatataacaaCCACTGGATAAGTACCGGAGATAGTGTTTTGGCGATGACAGCATCATGCCtgcaaaaatcaaaagcatggaCATAGACAATTTTATAGTTGGCTGTTTCTTTAGGCACACCATGTTCTTTGTATGCCAAATGCCTTCCATCACTAAGTTTGATTCTTGTTGCTGTAACAGGGGGACCATCTGGAGAACCACATATCTTGGGTGGAGGAGGTTGGGTTGACTTATAAGCCCATGCCAGAAACGCCACAAAAATCAACACTACAGCTCTCTTCAACATCCCTGAAGTGTTGATCAACGTTATACTAAATCATGgtgacaaaaaatattaatcaacgCATTAAACTCCATGAGTCTGAGCACAAAAATTTTAGTAAAGGacttgcatatatatatatatatatatatatatatatatatatatatatattttgcaacATATTTATTTAGAACAAGTTCTGCCTGCAGTCGCTGCAGATTACGAGAACAATATACTAGGTTGACAACTCACATTAACTATAGAAGTATGGTTGCTTTGAAATCCATAGTCAAGATTTGGAAAAGGCCTCTCTAGCatcaattcaaaaaatgaaaataaaacacCAATGCCAGCTTAATTAAGAAACATTCTATTCCAGCGACATGAGTTGCTTGTGATTTGTGGAGTTTTGTTTTAGATCTTTTAGGATTCAATGGGTGTTACCAGAAAAGGTCATTgatcttttgtttggttgaaggaATTGGGTTGACAAACATTCATCGGATATTTGGAGTTTAGTCCCTCTGTGATTTATGTGGAAATTGTGGAGGTAAAGGAATCATTGTATTTTGGAGGATATTGAAAATTCGGTGACTCAATTGATAGCATTGTTTATTAGATCTCTGTTTGATTGGTGTCATGTATGTGTGGAGTTTTAACAATAGTAATTCCATAGATGAATTGGAAGATTCACTACACTTCTTTATATAATACATTTTCTTTGTAATTCTTTAAGTGGTCTTTTCCcaataaaaatatcattacttaccaaataataataaattatcaaaaaatatttttgagagagtttcaacctatagtgtccgctcctgatgatagctctttatcatcagaccaagacaccaatcaatttttggtataggcggggattgaactccaggtctctttatatattgatttgacAACTACTCACTCAATAAGTTTTGATGCCTCAACCTCATCCTCCAATCCAATGTGAATTAATGTCACCAAGCAAACAGATACCACTTGAAGGAAACAAAATCCTCCATCATGCTACTTATAACATAAGGGGGAGAGAGACCAAGTTGTTTCAAATGatcaaataaaaatcttttctttccatCAAATAGATTTCCAATTCAAatcaaaagtaaaattcaaacaagaCACACAACTTTAAAGTAAGTTTCCAATAAAAAGGGGAAGATAACTTTAATTAAAACCATTCTTTCGACTTTTCCCACTTTCTTCCTTTGAATTGTTTTCATTCCAATGGAGGTGGCTACCTGTATAGAGATTAGAGAAACTTAAAAGGGATTTCTTATGGAGTGGAATTAGTGAGGAACCTAAATTCCATTTGGTTAATTGGGCTCAGATTTGTGAACCATTGCAGTTTGAAGGATTGGGTGTTTGGAACTTGAGAAGATTCAACCAAGAATTGTTAGGAAAATAGTTGTGGAGATATGGGACTGAGAGAGATCATCTATGGAGGAGGGTCATAGAGGTGAAGTACGGGAGTGAATGGGGTGGCTAATGTACGAAAGGGTTGTCATGGTGTAAGTCTCTGGAAATTCATAAGATATGAGTGGTCGACTTTTTCTTAGTTTATACAATTCGATATAGGTGATGGTACTTGAGTGAAATTTTGGCATGATTTGTGATGCCATACAATTCGAAGGTTCCTCATAGAATAGCTTTCTTTTTGTGGATTGCTACCCAAGGGAAGATTTTGCCTTCTGATAATTTACGGAAGAGATGTATTATTGTTGTAAAATAGTGTTATATGTGTAAACGGAGTGGGGAGTCGGTGGACCAACTTCTACTTCACGGTCTCATAGCATATGAGTTATGGACAATGGTGTGGAGTTTGCTTGGTCTCCTTTGGGTAATGCCACAAAGTGTCCTTGAATTTTTAGCAGCTTTTGTAAGGTGCCTTTGGTAGATatcaaaatatagttttttggaGGGTTGTGCCGCATTGCATTATGTGGTGTCTTTGGCAAGAATGGAATGCAAGATGCTTTGAGAGATGTCTTTTTTCATACTTTACTAGATTGGAGTGTTGCTTTGAAATCTCTTCCCtgttctaatttattttttaaagtttaggtgCAAGAAGTGAAACATTTtcgataaaaaattaaaaaaaaaaaaagttgaatttttctatagtttagggactaaaattgaattttggtaaaatttaggaactaaaataatatgttggtcaaagcatatatatatatggggaaattatattttttccacCTGTAGTTTGCCCGAAAAACACTCTTTTTACCTGCagtttaaaaattgatactttACCTACCTGAAATTAGTTATGTTTGTCTCTAGTTATGCACATATGTTAAAAATAggaataaatttgtatttttgcatCCATTTTATATATCTCccctcaaaacataaaaaactaaaaaatcacgAGAAAAGAAGATTTAAAAGCTAGGTTTTATAACATTAAGATCTAtaagatttaattttcttttcaatcgATGAAAGATTGCAGTTTTATGTATGTGAGCTGGTTAGATTTGATTGAATCTTCTCCCTTTGCACGTAGATAATTGAGGAAATGGTGCTGTACTTTCCTTCAACACCCAAGAAATTGTTGATGACTGTGGCATGCTTCGTCTCTGGTGCTGCTCTTTTTGCTGCTGGTGTGCATCTCTCTTATGTCAACATTGCCCCTCAACAATCTTTCGTCAAGGAAAGATTGAGAAAGAAGTATGGGAAATGAAGAGTTCAGCTCACTGCTCTAAGTACACTTGTCATTTATCTTTCATTGTCCTCTCTAAGCTTGTCTTTTGGGGGTTGGGTTTAAATTTTTGGTGCTGGCAATTTGATCACAGTATTGCTCTATGAGTTGACCAAGGTTGTAATGATGGCTCTCAACAAACATGATGAATTCTCTTCTTATGTAAAAATCATTCAGCATTGGATATTCTTGTTAGTTGCTCGAGTAGCTCATGTATCATTCAGTATTGGATATCCTTGTTAGTTTCTCTTCTCCAATTAACAACTGAATACAATTAGCAGGCTTGGGCCGTTGCCTGTATTTTTATCATGTAGATTCTGATTTGAGATAAAGAGGAAGGAGATATTCGTTAAGGAGCTTACAAACCAGCGGAAACTTTGTTGTATGATCAATCTGATTTCCCAGGACTTAAAGAAGAGACCATCCGTGAATTAATGTAGCAAGATCATCAGTATTGAGGTAACCTATATTCTTCACGACTTTCAACACCCTTTGACTTGGTAGGCTATGAAGCATATATAATATTCACAATTGATTTCAAACgtattttttacaaaatctaACTTTTACTTagagttttcagtt is a genomic window containing:
- the LOC142633150 gene encoding uncharacterized protein LOC142633150, which translates into the protein MLKRAVVLIFVAFLAWAYKSTQPPPPKICGSPDGPPVTATRIKLSDGRHLAYKEHGVPKETANYKIVYVHAFDFCRHDAVIAKTLSPEIVEELGIYIVSFDRPGYGESDPNPKRTVKSMALDIEELADQLGLGSKFYVIGFSMGGQVLWSCLKYIPHRLAGAGLLAPVVNYWWPGFPGNLSGEVYNQQLWQDQWTLRAAHYTPWLTYWWNTQKWFPSLSVAARSMDILSPQDKELMAKLSDRENYMAQVRQQGEFESLHRDLIVGFSAWEFSPMDLENPFPNNEGSVHLWHGDEDWIVPVTLQRYIAQQLPWIHYHELPGAGHFFPYADGMGDTIIKAILRGEK